A genome region from Calditerricola satsumensis includes the following:
- a CDS encoding 3-hydroxyacyl-CoA dehydrogenase NAD-binding domain-containing protein codes for MANETVAVIGAGTMGNGIAEVFAVAGYAVRLYDAAGAALERGLQAIAERVKKRAERGRLAEDPAAVLARIAPMAALEEAAGAALVIEAVVERLDVKREVFRALDAACGPETILATNTSSLSVTEIAAATTRPERVVGLHFFNPAPVMPLVEVIAGKFSAPEAVDAAVRFVEAVGKVPIRAQDTPGFIVNRVARPFYNEALRIVGDRVATIEQVDRILKAAGFRMGPFELQDLIGLDINFATTTSVYEAFFHDPRFRPHPIQRMMVSAGALGRKTGRGYYRYDGE; via the coding sequence GATGGCCAACGAAACCGTCGCCGTCATCGGGGCGGGGACGATGGGGAATGGCATCGCCGAGGTCTTTGCCGTCGCCGGCTACGCCGTGCGGCTGTACGATGCGGCAGGGGCGGCGCTCGAGCGGGGGCTTCAGGCGATCGCCGAGCGCGTAAAGAAGCGGGCGGAAAGGGGGCGGCTGGCGGAGGACCCCGCCGCGGTGCTCGCGCGCATTGCCCCAATGGCGGCGCTGGAGGAGGCCGCCGGCGCGGCGCTCGTCATCGAGGCGGTCGTTGAGCGCCTCGACGTCAAGCGCGAGGTGTTCCGCGCCCTCGACGCCGCCTGCGGGCCGGAGACGATTCTGGCCACGAACACCTCGTCGCTGTCGGTCACGGAGATCGCCGCGGCGACGACGCGTCCCGAGCGCGTCGTGGGCCTGCACTTTTTCAACCCCGCGCCGGTGATGCCCCTCGTCGAGGTGATCGCGGGGAAGTTTTCGGCGCCTGAGGCGGTGGATGCCGCCGTGCGGTTTGTCGAAGCCGTGGGCAAGGTGCCCATTCGCGCCCAGGACACGCCCGGCTTCATCGTCAACCGCGTGGCCCGGCCTTTCTACAACGAGGCCCTGCGCATCGTCGGCGACCGCGTGGCGACGATCGAGCAGGTCGACCGCATCTTGAAGGCGGCAGGCTTCCGCATGGGGCCCTTTGAACTGCAGGATCTGATCGGCCTCGACATCAACTTCGCCACGACCACCTCGGTGTACGAGGCCTTCTTCCACGACCCACGCTTTCGCCCGCATCCGATCCAGCGCATGATGGTGAGCGCCGGTGCGCTGGGCCGGAAGACGGGAAGGGGGTATTACCGCTATGACGGCGAGTAG